In one window of Amblyraja radiata isolate CabotCenter1 chromosome 29, sAmbRad1.1.pri, whole genome shotgun sequence DNA:
- the oaz1 gene encoding LOW QUALITY PROTEIN: ornithine decarboxylase antizyme 1 (The sequence of the model RefSeq protein was modified relative to this genomic sequence to represent the inferred CDS: deleted 1 base in 1 codon) — translation MVKISLQRILNSHCFAREKEGNKMPSMTFSSNTSTESSRMSSTSCRNPGPGPLWCSDVPHPPLKIPGGRGNAQRDHNLAANILYSDNRLSVTEDLSASSRTKILHFQSKLTDTRFVHWRTVLNNNNLYIELPGGALPEGSKESFTILLEFAEEHLHVEHVFICFNKNRDDRAPLLRTFSFLGFEIVRPGHPLVPKRPDAFFMMYTFERDSSDEE, via the exons ATGGTCAAGATCTCCCTCCAGCGCATTTTGAATAGTCACTGTTTTGCTAGAGAaaaagaaggaaacaaaatgcccTCCATGACGTTTAGTAGTAATACTAGTACCGAAAG CTCCAGGATGTCCTCCACTTCCTGTCGTAACCCTGGTCCGGGGCCTCTGTGGTGTTCC GATGTCCCTCACCCACCCTTGAAGATCCCAGGTGGGCGAGGGAATGCTCAAAGGGATCACAATCTTGCAGCTAATATACTGTATTCA GATAATCGGTTGAGTGTAACAGAAGATTTGAGTGCAAGCAGCAGGACTAAAATACTTCACTTCCAGTCCAAGCTTACTGATACAAGATTTGTTCACTGGAGAACTGTACTGAACAACAACAATCTGTATATTGAACTCCCAGGTGGGGCATTGCCTGAAGGAAGCAAAGAAAG CTTTACCATCCTGCTTGAATTTGCTGAAGAACATCTTCACGTTGAACATGTCTTCATTTGCTTCAACAAGAACAGGGACGATCGAG CTCCACTACTTCGCACATTTAGCTTTCTTGGCTTTGAGATTGTGAGACCTGGGCATCCCCTTGTCCCAAAAAGACCAGACGCTTTCTTCATGATGTATACATTTGAAAGAGACTCATCTGATGAAGAATAA